gagAGATAATTACATGGGAGCTTGTCTGATATTTCTGTATTCTACCAGGTTGCTTGGCTAACAGCACCAGCAGTCATCTTCTACACTATTGAAACAgcacaacaaaaaacaaaacaacaataagcaCTCAAACTGACCTCTTCATAATCAATGGTgataatatagaaatataaaaaaaaattacactctATTATCTTCCAGAGCAGAGATCAACAGCAGGGAGTAAAGCAGCTTACCTCAGGCTAACAGACTCACATCAGAGCTTTTTGGAGAACTGCTGAAAAAATTTATCttcattcaaaagagaaaaacaaattattatcaGGTATTCATTCTCCTGACTAACAGGAAGCAGTACCTGAGCTAGTGCACAGGTCTGGTCTTAAAAAGTCCCAAGCAATATTTGCTGGGAATTAAATTGTCAACAAATCTTTGAAAATGCCAAGAAGCACTCAAAAGAGGAAACatatatttgaggaaaaaaacgtaaaacacatacacacaactgtGAGAACTCTTTGCAAAAAGACCACCAAGATTATTGCCAATAATGGTAGCTAGCTAGGGAGCCAGAGATACAATGGAAAACACATACAAACAGAATTCTAAAATTGAAAAGGGATGAAAATATGAGATAAAAATGTGCAAATCGTGTGACAGTCCTCTGAATATATctataaaatcataaatattacTACTTTAGTTTTTATTCCCACTTTAGGTTACAACCAAATTTTCTAAAGGGTAGGAACTATATAATCTTGCCTTGTGCTATTAATATTTAAGATTGAGTACTATTTATTGGCAGGTATTCTATAAATGTTTAGGTTAAGATGATGAGGATGACAATGATGACAACATAAACAAATAGGCAGATGAAATGCAGCATTTAGGGACTTGGTACCTGTTAAAAGTTAATGAACTGCCACTCCAGAAACTGAATGCTTCCTTTCCAGACTGGTAGTATTAATTGTGAGAGTggaacaaaaagaagagaaaccaaGCCTTGGGATGTCCCACCTAAGCCAGATAAGTCAACACTAGGTCCTCgccttaagaaaataaagaagtttatCTTTGTCACAATCCAGTTGtttttaagatatatttaatTACTGGAAGGAAGTATGTCATGTTAATACTCACCTTTACTAATAGTCTCATAGCAGATTACacatattcttgcttccttttctaAATACTTCAGTTTACACTTCCTATTACAGCAGACACCACAAAATACCTATAAggaattaaaatatcaaatttggTTTTGTCCCAAGCATGTTTATATCTACTGAAGGCCGCAGGAGGGGCAGCCCAAAATCTAACGAAAAACCATTTTTCTGATTACCTAAGTAATTTTACTAATCATCATAATAGGTaattattattctttgtattttgttttacttaaatGAAATTCTGCGATTTAAAATGGTATCTCTGACAAAGAGAATTCCTTTACATCAATTCTGTTAattggaaggaaacaaaaacttTCTTTAATGAATAAGTTGAAtaagtttattatttaaaaagcttTCTATGGTCtctatttaaacttttaaaagtaaaatattatttttctgaaagagAGTAGAGTTATTCTGGACAACATATTACTAAGAAATGCAGTGTTACTTCTATAAGCAATTCTTAGAGTTTACAGATGATTAAGACAGTCAGAATGCAAATAAGATCAGCTTCAGTGTTCTGAACTTTGTGCAAGTCTGTATGCTTCTTCAGTGTTTCCCCAGGTATCAACCATAACACTAGCTGCAGAGGGGCCTTGAAATTAAGTATTCAAGGACAACAGGGGATCTAACTAAATTTGGAACATCTGATGTATTAATGTTAGAGATAAAGACCCATATTCCTAGATTTCACAGAAGTTACTCATTTTCCAACATCTAATACCATGACAATGTGACATTTTACTCACCTTCAAGCAATCTATAACAGAGTATATATTTCTATGTAcatgaaaaatgattattttaaactaACTGAATCTTTTAACCATCTATTAATCAGTTTTTGTCacattaaatttcatttataaggTCTCTAAAGAATAAAGACAAAGATTTTTATAACTTACTTTCCCACATGCTCGGCAGTGATGTCGTCGCTTTGTAAAAGTAAATTTGATTTGGCAGTTCATACAGTTTGGAGCTTCTGAATCAGGAACCCAAGTAGGTTGTTTCTGGCCCAATACCAGACCTTCCTTGCAAGTGTTTACAGGTAGAGATCCTTCATTAGAAGTTACAAAACTGGATCCACCTTCAAAGTTACTTTCTATATCAATGTAATTAGAGTTGAAGTTAACCTGAGAATCAGCTGTAGAATCTGTAGTACAAGTGGTTGGAACAATGGTATTTGCCATGCTGGGTTCATTTTCAGGCAAATTTGGAACATCTGGCTTATCTGGTTCCTTTGAACTCCTTGGTCTTGATGTAACACTAAACAATTGCTTAGGTCTGGCCCCTCCAACATGAGCAGACTGACTGTTAACATCAGAGACTGATAACTCATTTGTAATATCAGACCTACTACTAGATAAGCCTTGTTCAATTGGAATTGTACTTTTTTCCTCTAAAGAAAGGCCATCATTTTCTGTTGCATTTTCTTTATCAACAGTTTCACAAATCATATTAACGCCAGAACTTTCCCCAGTAGCTCCTGCTTCAGCACTGAAGTATTTATTACTGGCATTTCTGTCATCTAGGCCTTCTGTATCTATCTGATTCACCTGAGATTTTGAGTCACTTACGTTTTCTTCAAATGACTTTACGTTACTGGTCTGAAGATACTGTTCAGTTAGAAAGGCATCAAGTTCAGCATCACTAACTAGTGCACCACTTTTCAGGCTCTCATCAATATTGAAGTAATCTAAGTCTGGCCCATTGCTATCATTGCTTGAAAAAGCAAGACCTTCGTAATGATCAGGAGACTCTGGCACATTAGCAACAAAAAGCTCCATTTGAGATTCTGCAGCTGTAGAAGAACCGGGGGTATCAGGGTAATCCAAAGATTCAACTCTGATTACCCTCTGGTCAGAATCTATCTTCCCATCTCCCATACTTTCAACTGATGGCTGATGaagtatgtttttatatttttcctgtttcaaatCATCAGTCTCCTTCAATGGTTCTCCATCTAGAATAACACTCTTCTGTATTTCTTCACACACAGTCACTTCATCTTGTATATTATCTTTACATTCATTCTGACATAAACAATCACCATGAGCTTTACTTTCAACTAATGATCCACACAAAGAGCCAGGTGCTGGAAGACAGGACAATGAAGAATATATCTCTTCACTTGAAACACAAAAAGTTGAAGAGAAATCTTTGGTTACATCTTTATTGTCTTTAAGATCTAAACTTCTTGAGTCTTCATTCACagattgttttataaatatagcAGCACTATCTTCCTGAAAGGAAAAGTCAGGTAATTTGAGATTTTCATCTTTTGAATTTGAATCATTTAAGCACAAACTTTCATTTTTTGGAAGTGTGCAAGGTAAAGCACTTGTGCTGCCttcttcttttaaatattctgtgGTATCTATGACTGCCACATCTACTTCTTCTTTCACCAAACAGCCATCAGCTTTTACAAATTCACATGGCTGGTTCTTGTGTTGTAAGTTGTCTTTGGCATCAGATATTTGGGAACTTTGCTGAGTCAAAGTAGCTGACATGCTAAAATCAAGAACTGGTTCTAACTTATTAGAGACCTTTTTatccttcagattttcttttctgctaTAACTACATGAATCTGAAAGTGTTCTGTCTACTTCTATGCACAATTCTTTAGTTCCactgatttctttattttgtgtgtCAGAATTGACATAATTCTGTTCCTCTCTGACAGTATTATTGCCATGGTCTGTTGAAGAAACACAAAGAGTTTTGGAAACTGAAGATAAATCCAGTCCAATCAAAGAATCAACACTAGATTTCAAATCATCTGGCAATTTTTTCATATCTTCTTCACTATTAGTCACATGAACTAAGTTACCCATGTCACTTATCAGGTCACAGACAGGTTTACTACATCGTCCCATGTATAAAGGCTGGATTTCATCTGAAGTGCCACCATCCACAGAAGAAAGAAGATCAAGTccagttacatttttttcattttgtacagaAGTTAGTTCCTCAAGTGTTTTTTTGTTCAGGGAAAATTGAGTTGCTTCATAGCATGTTTCTGATGTGGCACAGCAATTAATGCATTGTTGATTCTTTGGTAGCAGTGAAGTTAGCTGAGAGGAAGCCAACTCTGAAGAAACTGAACAGTGGTTAGAATCATATGCATTTTGTGCACCCTGGAGATAACCTTGTTCATCTAATTAAGAGAGATACAATGTTATTCAGGAAACTCAAATCAAAATTATTACAAAGAAGTTATATATTCTAAGACTTATAAACTTTTCTTTAGTCCAGAAATAGATTACTCTCCTGCAAAATGGTAACAAcctccaaaattatttttatttggatttaaACTACTTGAGgtttttacttttgaatgtataGGTCATAACATGATAGAAATTCTACTCAAAATTACTCAGTTGTACTATAAAAAAACAGACTAAGGAAGAGCTGAAAAACAGTGTAACTTTTTTGTTCTGTCCTCCACTTTCCTAGTCTTattctaaaatgaagaaaataccttcTCTCAGTAGTGAAATACCAATTTACATAGAGCTTTCAAGTTGCCTTTAGCTGGCTCATATATtggttttaaagttttcttttagcTAAATTTGTAACTGGAGAAACATCTAGTTTCCTTCCATTTCTGACTATTGGTTCTATTTAGTATAACAATAAACTAATGTTATGATGAAATAAAATAGCTTTTTATAGAAGATAACCATGTGACCAAAACTGAAACTAAATTTTGCTGAGTACACCTAAGATAACTGAAGTACAggcatttttaaattctgttagtggcaaaaaaatgaaaaactaacaaACCTGGATTCTGTTCAAAATCATCAAGAAGTTTGTCCAAGTCACTGACTGCTGCTTTAAAATAACTGTCCATCCTATTTGTAGTCTAATTCAGAATTTAATTCTTCAATGcctgtaaaataaaaagtatgacAGTTCACTTAATTCTGTAACATATATTATGGCATCTCCTGCATGTCAAGAAACACAGTCAGGGAATAGACACCCAAATAAAATTTAAGAGTACTGCTTTGAGGAATCTATGATTTAGTGTGGAAATTGCCACTGTATACACAAAAAAGATGTGAAACCAACTCTAATACAACATAACATGCATAAACTTAtaagttttaaaactttatctAAATAACTCATGGTTCAAAGAATTCAAAActgaaatctaaaaataattataagtacCATGtatcaaataatataaaatataccacacagaaataaaaatactatatataaaaacatgTGGAGTTCAGCAAAAAGTAGTACTTCAACAGATGCTTGGAGCACTGGATCCTtgtactagaaaaaaataaagattgaaaactaataaaggcagaaatgaaagaaatagaaaacaaacatttgaaaGATATACAAGAAAACTAAAGTTAGTTTTATGAATAAAGTAGATGAAACTATGTGGCAGGACCTCCACCAAATGAGCCTGAGACACTTTGAAGCAGTCTATTGTTAAATGGGACAACCAACATCAAGCGAATGAAGACTGCAAAGGACTGAACACAAATCAAATagataaaaagacaagagatcattatgattctaaaaacaaaaacaaaaacaccactaGTTAGAGGGTTGCTAGGACATTAACCGATTACTCTGTAAATTGATACATTAAGGGAAAAGAGCCAATAATTTTTCCTatcctttatttacaaaatatactTTAGGATAATAAAATGTCTGCTGAGGGAAAGTTTTTTTTAGATAAGAATTCCAGTTAATAAATGCAGAaggatataaaatttttttaaatcatctctTTGTAATTCCTAATGCAATAAATGGGCTAGACAATGACTATCAATGGATGTTAAAGCTGTTAGATGAAAGGTTGGAGGGGAACTTTGTAACAGTAGGATCAGGCCAATACATCTGACTTGTGATCATTTTCACGTCAATAAATGTGGAAGAACCAAACATATGTTCTACATGTGGAAGACACAGCATCatgtataaagttaaaaaaaattgaacttgAATCCAATCAAGCTTTTGGAACTAACTACATGTTTACAAGGAAATTCAAGCATAAAGGGAAAAGCTAAAcgttatcaaaagaaaaaaaaagtgatcagCTAAATCCAGAAGGTAAAACACTACAGCAATGTTCCAAAAAACCTCATATGTGAATGACCATTCTCTGTAAATTTCCAGTCTGTTGCAAACTATCACTtctgtaaaacagaataaaacaaaataaattttgcaataatatatacaaaaagatacacattattaaatatatttgaatggtTACCTGGAGTGAGGAATACAAGTAGGAAATGAGAGATAGACAACAAAAATTTCAAGACAGGAAATCTACAGACCAATATTGCTCACAAACACAGacataaaaatcttcaacaaaatattaggcaACTGAATTGATCAATATACAAAAGAGTTATACACAACAAGTAAGTATTTATCCAGGTATGCAAGGAAGATTTATTTATCCAGGTATGCAAGGAAAGGATGTCCTCtttcaccactcctattcaacatagtactgaaaccCTCACTAGTGCAGtaagaaaaagatataccatttggaaaggaaaaataaaactgtctctatttacAGTGACATGATTTTCAATGTAGAAAATCCCCAAAAACTGACTCCCCAAAATGGAAAAGTAAGT
This genomic interval from Manis javanica isolate MJ-LG chromosome 1, MJ_LKY, whole genome shotgun sequence contains the following:
- the ZFYVE16 gene encoding zinc finger FYVE domain-containing protein 16 isoform X1, whose product is MDSYFKAAVSDLDKLLDDFEQNPDEQGYLQGAQNAYDSNHCSVSSELASSQLTSLLPKNQQCINCCATSETCYEATQFSLNKKTLEELTSVQNEKNVTGLDLLSSVDGGTSDEIQPLYMGRCSKPVCDLISDMGNLVHVTNSEEDMKKLPDDLKSSVDSLIGLDLSSVSKTLCVSSTDHGNNTVREEQNYVNSDTQNKEISGTKELCIEVDRTLSDSCSYSRKENLKDKKVSNKLEPVLDFSMSATLTQQSSQISDAKDNLQHKNQPCEFVKADGCLVKEEVDVAVIDTTEYLKEEGSTSALPCTLPKNESLCLNDSNSKDENLKLPDFSFQEDSAAIFIKQSVNEDSRSLDLKDNKDVTKDFSSTFCVSSEEIYSSLSCLPAPGSLCGSLVESKAHGDCLCQNECKDNIQDEVTVCEEIQKSVILDGEPLKETDDLKQEKYKNILHQPSVESMGDGKIDSDQRVIRVESLDYPDTPGSSTAAESQMELFVANVPESPDHYEGLAFSSNDSNGPDLDYFNIDESLKSGALVSDAELDAFLTEQYLQTSNVKSFEENVSDSKSQVNQIDTEGLDDRNASNKYFSAEAGATGESSGVNMICETVDKENATENDGLSLEEKSTIPIEQGLSSSRSDITNELSVSDVNSQSAHVGGARPKQLFSVTSRPRSSKEPDKPDVPNLPENEPSMANTIVPTTCTTDSTADSQVNFNSNYIDIESNFEGGSSFVTSNEGSLPVNTCKEGLVLGQKQPTWVPDSEAPNCMNCQIKFTFTKRRHHCRACGKVFCGVCCNRKCKLKYLEKEARICVICYETISKAQAFERMMSPTASNLKSDHSDECVTIQPRQEIHTSSIPSPTSLPISALKQPSVEGLCSKEHKRVWFADGILPNGEVADTTKLTSASKRHSEDFSPLLPDMSLMVNTVDHVHSTTVEKPNNEIGDSVRSEIIQSPIFQVPSVEKLPINTGTERFPTAGSFTLEDDVFAEIEEPSIPTDTLVNSNIPVANTSDCRLLCGIEKKVGNKMSLLPNDEDGLPPLLVASGEEGSVPIVEEHPSHEQIILLLEDEGFRPVTFVLNANLLVNVKLVFYSSDRCWYFSTNGLHGLGQAEIIILLLCLPNENSIPKDIFRLFVTIYKDALKGKYIENLDNITFTESFLNSKDHGGFLFITPTFQKLDDLLLPSNPFLCGILIQKLEIPWAKVFPMRLMLRLGAEYEAYPAPLISVRGRKPLFGEIGHTIMNLLVDLRNYQYTLHNIDQLLIHMEMGKSCIKIPRKKYSDVMKVINSSNEHVISIGASFSTEADSHLVCIQSDGVYRTQANSARGHPRKVTGASFVVFNGALKTSSGFLAKSSIVEDGLMVQITPETMDGLRLALREQKDFKITCGKVDAVDLREYVDICWVDSEEKGNQGVTSSVDGISLQGIQSEKMKLEADFETDEKIVKCTEVFYFLKDQDLSISATRYQFAKEIAMACSAALCPHLQTLKTNGMNKIGLRVSIDTDMVEFQAGSEGQLLPQHYLNDLDSALIPVIHGGTSTSTSLPFEIELVFFIIENLL
- the ZFYVE16 gene encoding zinc finger FYVE domain-containing protein 16 isoform X2, translating into MDSYFKAAVSDLDKLLDDFEQNPVSSELASSQLTSLLPKNQQCINCCATSETCYEATQFSLNKKTLEELTSVQNEKNVTGLDLLSSVDGGTSDEIQPLYMGRCSKPVCDLISDMGNLVHVTNSEEDMKKLPDDLKSSVDSLIGLDLSSVSKTLCVSSTDHGNNTVREEQNYVNSDTQNKEISGTKELCIEVDRTLSDSCSYSRKENLKDKKVSNKLEPVLDFSMSATLTQQSSQISDAKDNLQHKNQPCEFVKADGCLVKEEVDVAVIDTTEYLKEEGSTSALPCTLPKNESLCLNDSNSKDENLKLPDFSFQEDSAAIFIKQSVNEDSRSLDLKDNKDVTKDFSSTFCVSSEEIYSSLSCLPAPGSLCGSLVESKAHGDCLCQNECKDNIQDEVTVCEEIQKSVILDGEPLKETDDLKQEKYKNILHQPSVESMGDGKIDSDQRVIRVESLDYPDTPGSSTAAESQMELFVANVPESPDHYEGLAFSSNDSNGPDLDYFNIDESLKSGALVSDAELDAFLTEQYLQTSNVKSFEENVSDSKSQVNQIDTEGLDDRNASNKYFSAEAGATGESSGVNMICETVDKENATENDGLSLEEKSTIPIEQGLSSSRSDITNELSVSDVNSQSAHVGGARPKQLFSVTSRPRSSKEPDKPDVPNLPENEPSMANTIVPTTCTTDSTADSQVNFNSNYIDIESNFEGGSSFVTSNEGSLPVNTCKEGLVLGQKQPTWVPDSEAPNCMNCQIKFTFTKRRHHCRACGKVFCGVCCNRKCKLKYLEKEARICVICYETISKAQAFERMMSPTASNLKSDHSDECVTIQPRQEIHTSSIPSPTSLPISALKQPSVEGLCSKEHKRVWFADGILPNGEVADTTKLTSASKRHSEDFSPLLPDMSLMVNTVDHVHSTTVEKPNNEIGDSVRSEIIQSPIFQVPSVEKLPINTGTERFPTAGSFTLEDDVFAEIEEPSIPTDTLVNSNIPVANTSDCRLLCGIEKKVGNKMSLLPNDEDGLPPLLVASGEEGSVPIVEEHPSHEQIILLLEDEGFRPVTFVLNANLLVNVKLVFYSSDRCWYFSTNGLHGLGQAEIIILLLCLPNENSIPKDIFRLFVTIYKDALKGKYIENLDNITFTESFLNSKDHGGFLFITPTFQKLDDLLLPSNPFLCGILIQKLEIPWAKVFPMRLMLRLGAEYEAYPAPLISVRGRKPLFGEIGHTIMNLLVDLRNYQYTLHNIDQLLIHMEMGKSCIKIPRKKYSDVMKVINSSNEHVISIGASFSTEADSHLVCIQSDGVYRTQANSARGHPRKVTGASFVVFNGALKTSSGFLAKSSIVEDGLMVQITPETMDGLRLALREQKDFKITCGKVDAVDLREYVDICWVDSEEKGNQGVTSSVDGISLQGIQSEKMKLEADFETDEKIVKCTEVFYFLKDQDLSISATRYQFAKEIAMACSAALCPHLQTLKTNGMNKIGLRVSIDTDMVEFQAGSEGQLLPQHYLNDLDSALIPVIHGGTSTSTSLPFEIELVFFIIENLL